AGGTGTACATATCCATTTCTGCGGTCACGGCTGCTTTTGGTTCCGCCCTTACGGCGGGTGACTTTGGGGCGCCAAAGTCACCAAATCGCCCCGCCCCTGACGTACGGCCCTTCGCTGACGCTCCGGGTTCCCTCGCTCCGGTCCTGCTCCGTGGGCCCGCCGCCATCGGCCATCCTTGGCCGAGGGCGGCTAACCCGGCATCCTTGCCGGGTTGCCCACTGCGCAGAACCTCCACTCGGCCTTCCGACGGGGCAATCTGTGTCGCCTGTGGGATCGCGGCTTTATTTCTGTCTCTGTTTCTCTTTCTGTAGGAGCGAGCTTGCTCGCGATGGTGGATCAGGCACCGCGGGTGGAAAGAGGTGGAACGGGTTCAGGCCAGCCGCCAGGCGGCAAGGCCCAGGCATAGCCAGCCGATGAGGAAGGCCAGGCCGCCGAAGGGGGTGATGATGCCGAGTTTGCCGATGCCGATGGTGGTCAGAAGATAGAGGCTGCCGGAAAACAGCAGGATGCCGACGGTGAACGAGATACCGGCCCAGGCCACCAGGCGTCCTTGAATTTGTGTGGCCAGCAGGGCCACGCCGAACAGCGCCAGGGCGTGCACCAGTTGGTAGGTGACGCCGGTATGGAAGATTGCCAGGTATTCGGGTGTCAGGCGGTTTTTCAAGCCGTGGGCGGCGAAAGCGCCCAGGCCGACACCGGTGAAACCGAAGAAAGCAGCCAGCATCAGAAAGCCACGCAGCATGTAGAACTCCAGTCAGACTCGATCAACAGGGTCTGTATAATGGCCCGCTCCACCGGTTCGGCCAAGCCATCTCTATGCTGCGTTCATTTCTACGACGACTCACGAAAGCCTCGCTCTG
This DNA window, taken from Pseudomonas sp. MYb118, encodes the following:
- a CDS encoding DUF423 domain-containing protein; amino-acid sequence: MLRGFLMLAAFFGFTGVGLGAFAAHGLKNRLTPEYLAIFHTGVTYQLVHALALFGVALLATQIQGRLVAWAGISFTVGILLFSGSLYLLTTIGIGKLGIITPFGGLAFLIGWLCLGLAAWRLA